TCAGGGTAGGGCGCAACGTCCGCACGTGCTTCTCGATTCGTGATCGACGGATGGCAGGCATCGGTCGGCATCTGTCCGAGGTGCGGTCAGCCGGCGCCGACACGGAGCCCTAGCGTGGGCTTCATGCCCGAGAACACCCGCCGCATCGTCGACCTGAGCCACCCCATCCGAGCCGGGCTCGTGACCTACCCCGGGCTGCCCGCGCCGGTGATCACCCCCCACATGACGCACGAGGGCTCCCGCGGGAAGTACGCGCCCGGCACCGAGTTCGCCATGGACATCGTCACGATGATCGGAAACACGGGCACCTACCTCGATTCGCCCTATCACCGCTATTCCTCCGGCTCCGACCTGGCCGGCCTCGACCTCGCCACCCTCGTGGGTCTGCGGGCAGAGGTGTTCCACCTCGAAGACGCCTGGGACGCGCAGAACCGCGGCATCGGGGTCGCCGCGCTCGCCGACCGCGATGTGCGAGGTGCCGCGGTGCTGCTCCACACCGGGTGGGACCGCCTCTTCGGCACGCCCGACTACGCCGTCGGGTCGCCCTACCTCACCGCGGACGCGACGCGGTGGCTGATCGAGCAGGGTGCGACCCTCGTCGGCATCGACGCGCTCAACATCGATGACACGGAGTCGGGCGGCGAGCGACCGGCCCACACCCTCCTGCTCGGCGCGGGCATCCACGTGGTGGAGCACCTGACCCGCCTGGGCGACGTGCCCGAACAGGGCGCGCGCTTCACGGCCGCGCCCCCGGCGTTCGAAGGGTTCGGCACGTTCCCGGTGCGCGCGTTCGCCGAGATCGGGTCGTAGCGCTTCGACGTCGACGGACCTCCCGACGTCGCGATGGCGCGCAGACGTAGACTGGGGGTATTCTCTCCGCCTCTCCTGGATCTGCCGTGACCCCTGCCGCATCCGCCCGCACGCTCGACGTGCGGCATCTTCAGCTCGCCCGCGCCGCCTTCGCGGCGATCGCGGCGATCATGGTGACCTTCTCGCCGGATCACTCGTCGGCGGTAGGCCTCGCGGTGTTCAGCGGTTTCGCGATCGCCACGGGAATCGTGTTCGCCGTCGCGGCGTGGCTCGTCTTCCCCGCCGGGCAGCGGGGTGCGTCGGTGCTGCTGGCCGTGCTCACGCTGCTCGCCGGGCTCGCCGCGAGCATCGGCCCGTGGCGCAGCACCGCCACCTTCTTCGCGATCGTGATCTCGTGGGCGCTCGTCACCGGCATCGTCGAGGCGGTCGTGGCCTACCGCGGACGAGCGGATGCTGCGCGCTCCGCCTCGCGCGACGGTCTGACGATCGGTGTGCTCACCATCGTGCTCGGGCTCGCCCTGCTGCTCGTGCAGCCCGGGTACGCCCTCGACTACTACATCGAAGACGCCGGGCGATCGTTCACCCTGACGGGAATCACGATCGCGGTGGGCGTCTTCGGCGGATACGCCGCGATCGTCGCGGTGTTCCTCGGCATCGCGGGGTTCTCACCTCGCCGGGCGCCTGCCCCGAGCCCGGCCGATAGGAGCATCCCGTGACCGACCGCCCCACCCGTCGCGACCTCATGAAGCCCGTGCAGCTGCTCGGACTCGCGTTCGTCTGCGCCCTCTTCGCCGGCATCGTGACGCTCGTGTCGATGGGCTTCTTCCAGTCGAAGCCGGGCGATCAGATCGAACGCGCTCTCGTCATCGCGGCCATCGCCGCGGGAGTGACGTTCATCGTGGTGCTCGTCGTCGTGGCGCTGCTGCTGCTCGCGGTCGACCCGGCTCAGGTCGGCAAGACTCTCGATCGTCCTGTGCTGCTCCCGCCCGACGACGAGAAGACCTCGCCCGCGTCCGACGCGCCGGAGGGCGACAAGCCCCGCACCTGACCGCGATACCGCGTCCGCGCGCCGAGACCCGGTCGGAATGTCGGGGTCTCGCCGCGCGGACGGGGTCTCGCGGTCAGCGTCCGAGCGTCAGAGCCGGTCCACCGTCGAAGAGGCGAGGCCGGTGTAGGTCGCGGGGGTGAGGTCGAGCAGGCGCGCCTTGGCGGCATCGCCGATATCGAGGCCGCGCACGAAGTCCGCGAGATCCGCCGCGCCGACGCGGCGCCCGCGGGTGAGATCCTTCAGCAGCGCGTACGGGTCGGTGATCTGCGAGCGGCCGGCGGCGATCTCGGCGCGGACGACCGTCTGGATCGCTTCGGCGAGCACCTCCCAGTTGGCGTCGAGGTCGGCGAGCAGCACGTCGGGCGCGAGCGAGATCTCGCCGAGCCCGCGCTGGAGGTTGTCGAGCGCGAGAAGGGAGTGGCCGAAGGCGACGCCGATGTTGCGCTGCGTCGTCGAGTCGGTGAGGTCGCGCTGGAGGCGCGAGGTCACGAGCGTCTGCGCGAGGGTCGCGAAGAGCCCGCCCGCGATCTCGAGGTTGGCCTCGGCGTTCTCGAACCGGATCGGGTTGATCTTGTGCGGCATCGTCGACGAGCCGGTCGCCCCGGCGACGGGGATCTGCGTGAAGTAGCCGAGCGAGATGTAGGTCCACACATCGGTCGCGAGGTTGTGGAGGATGCCGCCGGCGTGCCG
This portion of the Microbacterium hatanonis genome encodes:
- a CDS encoding cyclase family protein; the protein is MPENTRRIVDLSHPIRAGLVTYPGLPAPVITPHMTHEGSRGKYAPGTEFAMDIVTMIGNTGTYLDSPYHRYSSGSDLAGLDLATLVGLRAEVFHLEDAWDAQNRGIGVAALADRDVRGAAVLLHTGWDRLFGTPDYAVGSPYLTADATRWLIEQGATLVGIDALNIDDTESGGERPAHTLLLGAGIHVVEHLTRLGDVPEQGARFTAAPPAFEGFGTFPVRAFAEIGS
- a CDS encoding acyl-CoA synthetase, which gives rise to MTPAASARTLDVRHLQLARAAFAAIAAIMVTFSPDHSSAVGLAVFSGFAIATGIVFAVAAWLVFPAGQRGASVLLAVLTLLAGLAASIGPWRSTATFFAIVISWALVTGIVEAVVAYRGRADAARSASRDGLTIGVLTIVLGLALLLVQPGYALDYYIEDAGRSFTLTGITIAVGVFGGYAAIVAVFLGIAGFSPRRAPAPSPADRSIP
- a CDS encoding amino acid transporter, producing the protein MTDRPTRRDLMKPVQLLGLAFVCALFAGIVTLVSMGFFQSKPGDQIERALVIAAIAAGVTFIVVLVVVALLLLAVDPAQVGKTLDRPVLLPPDDEKTSPASDAPEGDKPRT